From Flavobacterium alkalisoli, the proteins below share one genomic window:
- a CDS encoding DUF2147 domain-containing protein, translating into MKKYFLTVLFIAIAGVFSASAQVTGKWKTIDDETGEEKSIVEIYEKDGKIYGKVVEILNPAKKDAKCTKCSGADKDKPILGLVIIKGLTKDGDEYTDGDILDPNKGKLYSCTVKLDGKDKLDVRGYVGFSFIGRSQTWHRVK; encoded by the coding sequence ATGAAGAAGTACTTTTTAACAGTATTGTTTATAGCAATAGCCGGAGTATTTTCGGCAAGTGCCCAGGTAACCGGAAAATGGAAAACCATTGATGATGAGACTGGTGAGGAAAAATCTATTGTAGAGATTTATGAGAAGGATGGTAAAATTTACGGAAAAGTAGTAGAGATACTAAATCCGGCGAAAAAAGATGCAAAATGCACCAAATGTTCGGGTGCAGATAAAGACAAGCCTATTTTAGGACTTGTTATTATAAAAGGACTTACAAAAGATGGTGATGAATATACCGATGGTGATATTCTTGATCCTAATAAAGGAAAACTTTACAGCTGTACCGTTAAGCTTGATGGTAAGGATAAGCTTGATGTAAGGGGATACGTTGGATTTTCATTCATAGGTCGTTCCCAAACGTGGCACAGGGTAAAGTAA